DNA from Mucilaginibacter mallensis:
GGGCACATATTTGTTTTCCCAGTTTACGGTCAGTGGTTGCCCGTTTATCATCACCATTACCACCGGTTTGCCTGTTGCCTGTAAAGCCTGTATTAGCTTCAATTGCCTGCCGGGAAGATTTAAACCTGTGCGTGAAAGGCTCTCGCCAACGCGGTCAACATCCTCGCCTACGGCGGCTATAATTACATCAGCATTTTTGGCTTGCTCAACAGCAGCGTTTATGTCTGCCTGCTCTTTGTCGGTCAATGGTGTTTCAATGATCTCGCTTTCGGGCCAGGTGGCATCAACAATATCGCAGCCTTTGGTGTAGGTTACTGTGGCGCTTGTGCCTACGTAGTCTTTAATACCATCCAATACACTGGTTACGTGATTGTGCGATGGTCCGTAACGGCTGATAGCATAATTGGTTTCGGCAGCAAGCGGACCGGTTACCAGTATATTCTTTATTTTGCTTTTATCAAGCGGTAATAAGTTGTTTGCATTCTTTAGCAATACCATGCTCTCGCGGTTCATTTGAGTTGCCATTTCTTCGGCTGCCGCAGTGTGCACAATTTTATCGGCAGCTTTCGGGTCCTTTACATAAGGATCATCAAATAAACCGAGTTTAAATTTCACCCTTAATACATCTGCAACGCGGGAATCGAGGGTTTTCATAGATACTTTGCCTTCTTTAACCAGTTCGCGCAGTGGAAAAATATAGGTTTGCGGCATGGTGAAGTTGGTGCGCACATTCAATCCGGCTTCAATAGCCTGGCGAACGGCTTCTTTAATATCACCTGCTACATGGTGCTTACTGTATAAAAATTCTACGGCTTCACTATCAGATACCACATAACCATCGAATCCAAATTTTTGTCTTAATAGCTCAGTCAGGAAATAATAACTGCCGGTTATAGGTTCGCCGTTCCAATCGTTATAACTGCTCATTACGCCCATGGCGTGTGCTTCCTGTATCACTCTTCTGAACGGATAAAGGTAGATCTGATACATTTCCCTTGGCGCTACATGTGGATCGGTACGATCGGCGCCATCACGGCCGCCTTTGGGTACGCTGTATACTGCAAAATGTTTTAGGGTTGATGCCACACCTTCTTCCTGTACACCTAAACACATTTGCTTGCCCATTTCGGCAATATGGTATGGGTCCTCGCCATAGCATTCAACTACACGGCCCCAGCGCTGGTCGCGGGCAGGGTCGAGTATTGGGGTGTATACGTTGGTATAGCCTAATGCCTTTGCTTCGCGACCTACGGTTTGGCCCGCCTGTCTTACCAATTCCTTATCAAAAGTACTACCTATACCTATTGGTGCGGGCAGGGGAGTAGCGCGATCGTGGTTTAAACCGTGGATACCCTCGTTGGTGAAATCAACCGGTATACCCATGCGGGTTTGCTCCACAAACCATTTTTGTATGGTGTTGATAGCCGCCGCATGTTTACTATAAGGGAAGCTGTATTGTGTTGGCGCATCATCCGTATGCGAGGTAAGGTTATTCAGCTCTTCATCAATATTGGCTATGCCATCTTTCCAAACCTCATTTTTCCAGGAGTCGGCAGGCATTTCCTCTTTTAGTACCCTTTTATAACCATATAAGGTAGCC
Protein-coding regions in this window:
- a CDS encoding glycoside hydrolase family 3 N-terminal domain-containing protein — protein: MRKLLLAVVLQAAFIPASMAQKSIYHKGWVDFNKNGKMDVFEDPSQPIDKRIADLLSQMTVEEKTCQLATLYGYKRVLKEEMPADSWKNEVWKDGIANIDEELNNLTSHTDDAPTQYSFPYSKHAAAINTIQKWFVEQTRMGIPVDFTNEGIHGLNHDRATPLPAPIGIGSTFDKELVRQAGQTVGREAKALGYTNVYTPILDPARDQRWGRVVECYGEDPYHIAEMGKQMCLGVQEEGVASTLKHFAVYSVPKGGRDGADRTDPHVAPREMYQIYLYPFRRVIQEAHAMGVMSSYNDWNGEPITGSYYFLTELLRQKFGFDGYVVSDSEAVEFLYSKHHVAGDIKEAVRQAIEAGLNVRTNFTMPQTYIFPLRELVKEGKVSMKTLDSRVADVLRVKFKLGLFDDPYVKDPKAADKIVHTAAAEEMATQMNRESMVLLKNANNLLPLDKSKIKNILVTGPLAAETNYAISRYGPSHNHVTSVLDGIKDYVGTSATVTYTKGCDIVDATWPESEIIETPLTDKEQADINAAVEQAKNADVIIAAVGEDVDRVGESLSRTGLNLPGRQLKLIQALQATGKPVVMVMINGQPLTVNWENKYVPAILEAWFPSAESGKVIAETLFGDNNPGGKLSITFPKTVGQIEFNFPFKPGSQASQRGENSWGNTSVNGALYPFGYGLSYTTFEYSNLQVSPESGHSQADVQVTVDVTNTGQRKGDDVVELYLKQELSSVTTYEYDLRGFERVPLNPGEKKTVHFTLHPDDLAILDKNMNWTVEPGKFQVMIGESSQDLKLKKEFVVEK